In a genomic window of Streptomyces roseoviridis:
- the sdhA gene encoding succinate dehydrogenase flavoprotein subunit encodes MKIHKYDTVIVGAGGAGMRAAIEATKRSRTAVLTKLYPTRSHTGAAQGGMAAALANVEEDNWEWHTFDTVKGGDYLVDQDAAEILAKEAIDAVLDLEKMGLPFNRTPGGTIDQRRFGGHSRNHGEAPVRRSCYAADRTGHMILQTLYQNCVKEGVEFFNEFYVLDQLITEVDGIKKSAGVVAYELATGEIHVFQAKAVIYASGGTGKFFKVTSNAHTLTGDGQAACYRRGIPLEDMEFFQFHPTGIWRMGILLTEGARGEGGILRNKDGERFMEKYAPVMKDLASRDVVSRSIYTEIREGRGCGPEGDHVYLDLTHLPPEQLDAKLPDITEFARTYLGIEPYTDPIPIQPTAHYAMGGIPTNVMGEVLADNTTVVPGLYAAGEVACVSVHGANRLGTNSLLDINVFGKRSGIAAAEYSAKADYVELPENPASFVQEQIERLRESTGNERVADLRRELQETMDANVMVFRTEQTIKTAVEKIAELRERYKNVSIQDKGKRFNTDLLEAIELGNLLDLAEVMAVSALARKESRGGHYREDYPNRDDVNFMRHTMAYREVGEDGSETVRLDYKPVVQTRYQPMERKY; translated from the coding sequence ATGAAGATCCACAAGTACGACACCGTCATCGTCGGCGCCGGCGGCGCCGGCATGCGCGCCGCCATCGAGGCGACGAAGCGCAGCCGCACCGCGGTCCTGACGAAGCTCTACCCCACCCGCTCCCACACGGGCGCCGCGCAGGGCGGCATGGCCGCCGCGCTGGCGAACGTGGAGGAGGACAACTGGGAGTGGCACACCTTCGACACGGTCAAGGGCGGTGACTACCTGGTCGACCAGGACGCCGCCGAGATCCTGGCGAAGGAGGCCATCGACGCCGTCCTCGACCTGGAGAAGATGGGCCTGCCGTTCAACCGGACCCCGGGCGGCACCATCGACCAGCGCCGCTTCGGCGGTCACTCGCGCAACCACGGCGAGGCCCCGGTCCGCCGGTCCTGCTACGCCGCGGACCGCACCGGTCACATGATCCTCCAGACGCTGTACCAGAACTGCGTCAAGGAGGGCGTGGAGTTCTTCAACGAGTTCTACGTCCTGGACCAGCTGATCACCGAGGTCGACGGCATCAAGAAGTCGGCCGGCGTGGTCGCCTACGAGCTGGCCACCGGCGAGATCCACGTCTTCCAGGCGAAGGCCGTGATCTACGCGTCCGGCGGCACCGGCAAGTTCTTCAAGGTGACGTCCAACGCCCACACCCTGACCGGTGACGGCCAGGCCGCCTGCTACCGTCGTGGCATCCCGCTGGAGGACATGGAGTTCTTCCAGTTCCACCCGACGGGCATCTGGCGCATGGGCATCCTGCTCACGGAGGGCGCCCGCGGCGAGGGCGGCATCCTGCGCAACAAGGACGGCGAGCGCTTCATGGAGAAGTACGCGCCGGTCATGAAGGACCTCGCGTCCCGTGACGTCGTCTCCCGCTCCATCTACACGGAGATCCGCGAGGGCCGCGGCTGCGGTCCCGAGGGCGACCACGTCTACCTGGACCTGACGCACCTCCCGCCGGAGCAGCTGGACGCCAAGCTCCCGGACATCACCGAGTTCGCCCGTACGTACCTCGGCATCGAGCCGTACACGGACCCGATCCCGATCCAGCCCACCGCGCACTACGCCATGGGCGGCATCCCGACCAACGTGATGGGTGAGGTCCTCGCGGACAACACCACCGTCGTCCCGGGTCTGTACGCGGCCGGCGAGGTCGCCTGTGTCTCCGTGCACGGCGCCAACCGCCTCGGCACCAACTCGCTGCTCGACATCAACGTGTTCGGCAAGCGGTCGGGCATCGCGGCGGCGGAGTACTCGGCGAAGGCCGACTACGTCGAGCTGCCGGAGAACCCCGCCTCCTTCGTCCAGGAGCAGATCGAGCGGCTCCGCGAGTCCACCGGCAACGAGCGGGTCGCCGACCTGCGCCGTGAGCTCCAGGAGACGATGGACGCCAACGTGATGGTGTTCCGTACGGAGCAGACCATCAAGACGGCCGTCGAGAAGATCGCCGAGCTGCGCGAGCGCTACAAGAACGTGTCCATCCAGGACAAGGGCAAGCGCTTCAACACCGATCTCCTGGAGGCCATCGAGCTGGGCAACCTGCTCGACCTGGCCGAGGTCATGGCCGTCTCGGCCCTGGCGCGCAAGGAGTCCCGCGGCGGTCACTACCGCGAGGACTACCCGAACCGCGACGACGTCAACTTCATGCGCCACACCATGGCGTACCGCGAGGTCGGCGAGGACGGCTCCGAGACCGTCCGTCTCGACTACAAGCCGGTCGTCCAGACCCGCTACCAGCCGATGGAGCGTAAGTACTGA
- a CDS encoding succinate dehydrogenase iron-sulfur subunit: protein MATPVLDKVEKDSAASPYITVTFRIRRFNPEVSDAAVWEDFQIEIDPKERVLDGLHKIKWDLDGTLTFRRSCAHGICGSDAMRINGKNRLACKTLIKDINPEKPITIEAIKGLTVMKDLVVDMEPFFQAYRDVMPFLVTKGNEPTRERLQSAEDRERFDDTTKCILCAACTSSCPVFWNDGQYFGPAAIVNAHRFIFDSRDEAGEQRLEILNDKDGVWRCRTTFNCTDACPRGIEVTKAIQEVKRALITRRF from the coding sequence ATGGCTACCCCCGTACTGGACAAGGTGGAGAAGGACTCCGCCGCGTCCCCCTACATCACGGTCACCTTCCGCATCCGCCGCTTCAACCCCGAGGTGTCGGACGCGGCGGTCTGGGAGGACTTCCAGATCGAGATCGACCCGAAGGAGCGCGTGCTCGACGGTCTCCACAAGATCAAGTGGGACCTGGACGGCACGCTCACCTTCCGCCGCTCCTGCGCGCACGGCATCTGCGGCTCGGACGCGATGCGGATCAACGGCAAGAACAGGCTCGCCTGCAAGACGCTGATCAAGGACATCAACCCCGAGAAGCCGATCACCATCGAGGCCATCAAGGGCCTGACGGTGATGAAGGACCTCGTGGTCGACATGGAGCCGTTCTTCCAGGCGTACCGGGACGTCATGCCGTTCCTGGTCACCAAGGGCAACGAGCCGACCCGCGAGCGCCTGCAGTCCGCCGAGGACCGCGAGCGCTTCGACGACACCACCAAGTGCATCCTGTGCGCCGCGTGCACGTCGTCCTGCCCGGTCTTCTGGAACGACGGCCAGTACTTCGGCCCGGCCGCGATCGTCAACGCGCACCGCTTCATCTTCGACAGCCGTGACGAGGCGGGCGAGCAGCGCCTGGAGATCCTGAACGACAAGGACGGCGTGTGGCGCTGCCGCACGACGTTCAACTGCACGGACGCCTGCCCGCGTGGCATCGAGGTCACCAAGGCGATCCAGGAAGTGAAGCGCGCGCTGATCACCCGCCGCTTCTGA
- a CDS encoding MarR family transcriptional regulator, translated as MAPTGEPRATPHDWTDEHVARWKPVLPGLDPVVEGAVTRMKKLSVHLRRVREQSLVDFDLERHEFDTLHKLAGRGGSAAPSELAQDLDLPPASVTGRLDALEKRGLVRRAPSTTDRRRVVVELTDSGRATWLGAMDVLGHEEERLLGVLTPEERRILNDLLRRVMLAAEQDPASTGP; from the coding sequence ATGGCCCCCACCGGCGAACCCCGCGCGACCCCGCACGACTGGACCGACGAGCACGTCGCCCGCTGGAAGCCCGTCCTGCCCGGTCTCGACCCGGTCGTCGAGGGCGCGGTCACCCGCATGAAGAAGCTGTCCGTCCACCTCCGCCGGGTGCGCGAGCAGTCCCTCGTCGACTTCGACCTGGAGCGTCACGAGTTCGACACCCTCCACAAGCTCGCCGGGCGCGGCGGCAGCGCCGCCCCCTCCGAACTCGCCCAGGACCTCGACCTTCCCCCCGCCTCCGTCACCGGCCGTCTCGACGCCCTGGAGAAGCGCGGCCTCGTCCGCCGCGCCCCGTCCACCACCGACCGCCGCCGCGTCGTCGTCGAACTGACCGACTCCGGGCGCGCGACCTGGCTCGGCGCGATGGACGTCCTCGGTCACGAGGAGGAACGCCTCCTCGGCGTCCTGACCCCCGAGGAACGCCGCATCCTCAACGACCTGCTCCGCCGCGTCATGCTCGCCGCGGAACAGGACCCGGCCTCGACGGGGCCCTGA
- a CDS encoding alpha/beta hydrolase, whose product MTLAHDVAGDGPSTVLLLHSGVCDRRMWDGQFHALARAGHRVVRCDLRGFGDTPVDGPHVHADDVAALLDDLGAERVALVGSSFGGGVALEFAVRHPGRAGALALLCADAPVDLEPGERLRAFGRREDELLEAGDLDAAVELNVDLWLGPEADAGARELVRRMQRRAFELQLAAPEEFAPRPAGVTEADLTRIDVPVLAVSADHDVPVFREVATWLAGRLPHARHLPLDWAGHLPALERPEETARLLTGFLGSVPALSRP is encoded by the coding sequence ATGACACTTGCTCACGACGTGGCCGGCGACGGCCCCTCGACCGTCCTGCTGCTCCACTCCGGCGTGTGCGACCGGCGTATGTGGGACGGGCAGTTCCACGCCCTCGCCCGGGCCGGGCACCGCGTGGTCCGCTGCGACCTCCGCGGCTTCGGCGACACCCCCGTCGACGGCCCCCACGTCCACGCCGACGACGTCGCCGCCCTGCTCGACGACCTCGGCGCCGAACGGGTCGCGCTCGTGGGCTCCTCCTTCGGCGGCGGGGTCGCCCTCGAGTTCGCCGTCCGCCACCCCGGACGGGCCGGCGCCCTCGCGCTGCTCTGTGCCGACGCCCCGGTGGACCTGGAACCGGGCGAGAGGCTCCGGGCCTTCGGCAGGCGCGAGGACGAACTGCTCGAGGCCGGTGACCTGGACGCCGCCGTCGAGCTCAACGTGGACCTCTGGCTCGGGCCCGAGGCGGACGCCGGGGCCCGGGAGCTCGTCCGGCGGATGCAGCGCCGCGCCTTCGAACTCCAGCTCGCCGCCCCCGAGGAGTTCGCGCCCCGCCCGGCCGGGGTCACCGAGGCCGACCTCACCAGGATCGACGTCCCGGTCCTCGCCGTCTCCGCGGACCACGACGTCCCCGTCTTCCGGGAGGTCGCGACCTGGCTCGCCGGCCGCCTCCCGCACGCCCGCCACCTGCCCCTCGACTGGGCCGGTCACCTGCCCGCCCTGGAACGCCCCGAGGAGACCGCGCGCCTGCTCACCGGCTTCCTCGGCTCCGTCCCCGCCCTCAGCCGGCCCTGA
- a CDS encoding thiol-disulfide oxidoreductase DCC family protein: MNRNAPVRHLTVLYDADCPLCVHLRHWLLRQPQLVPLHLVPAGSQEARRRFPALDHDSTLREITVIGDGGQVYRSTAAWIVCLWALAEHRPRAHWLATPAGQPFARATVLAAAKWRELLKTDTGDGAAGDGAAGDGAGGSGACGDGRCGRPGASG; encoded by the coding sequence ATGAACCGGAACGCGCCGGTACGGCACCTGACCGTCCTTTACGACGCCGACTGCCCGCTCTGCGTCCACCTGCGGCACTGGCTGCTGCGCCAGCCCCAGCTCGTACCGCTGCACCTCGTCCCGGCCGGCTCCCAGGAGGCGCGGCGGCGCTTCCCGGCCCTCGACCACGACTCCACCCTGCGGGAGATCACCGTGATCGGGGACGGCGGCCAGGTCTACCGCTCCACCGCCGCCTGGATCGTCTGCCTGTGGGCGCTGGCCGAACACCGGCCCAGGGCCCACTGGCTGGCCACCCCGGCCGGACAGCCCTTCGCCCGCGCCACCGTCCTCGCCGCCGCCAAGTGGCGCGAACTCCTCAAGACCGACACCGGGGACGGGGCGGCCGGAGACGGGGCGGCCGGGGACGGGGCGGGCGGGAGCGGAGCCTGCGGAGACGGGCGGTGCGGGAGACCCGGCGCCTCCGGCTAG
- a CDS encoding TetR/AcrR family transcriptional regulator, translating into MEEKQDRPAKAPKSEQTRALILETALRLFKERGYDKTTMRAIAQEAGVSVGNAYYYFSSKEHLVQGFYDRIAEEHQAAVRPILESGEKDLTARIRGVLLAWLDIAEPYHEFAAQFFKNAADPDSPLSPFSPESEGPREAAIEVHRQVIRGASVKVDPELAEPLPRLLWLQQMGLVLFWVYDRSEGAANSRRLVERLAPVTARAISLSRFRILRPLVTDVHDVLSDFMPTAAGMAASGKPKRGNRKA; encoded by the coding sequence ATGGAAGAGAAGCAGGACCGGCCCGCCAAGGCTCCCAAGAGCGAGCAGACCCGCGCGCTCATCCTGGAGACCGCGCTCCGGCTGTTCAAAGAGCGCGGCTACGACAAGACGACCATGCGGGCCATCGCGCAGGAGGCCGGGGTCTCCGTCGGCAACGCGTACTACTACTTCTCCTCCAAGGAGCACCTCGTCCAGGGCTTCTACGACCGGATCGCCGAGGAGCACCAGGCGGCGGTCCGGCCCATCCTGGAGAGCGGCGAGAAGGACCTGACCGCCCGCATCCGCGGGGTGCTCCTCGCCTGGCTCGACATCGCCGAGCCGTACCACGAGTTCGCCGCCCAGTTCTTCAAGAACGCCGCCGACCCGGACAGCCCGCTCAGCCCCTTCTCCCCCGAGTCGGAGGGCCCGCGCGAGGCCGCGATCGAGGTCCACCGGCAGGTCATCCGCGGCGCCTCGGTGAAGGTCGACCCCGAACTCGCCGAGCCGCTGCCGCGGTTGCTGTGGCTCCAGCAGATGGGCCTGGTGCTGTTCTGGGTCTACGACCGCTCCGAGGGCGCCGCCAACAGCCGCCGCCTGGTGGAACGGCTGGCCCCGGTCACCGCCCGGGCCATCTCGCTCTCCCGCTTCCGCATCCTGCGCCCGCTGGTCACCGACGTCCACGACGTCCTGTCCGACTTCATGCCGACGGCGGCCGGGATGGCGGCCTCCGGCAAGCCGAAGCGCGGCAACCGCAAGGCGTGA